The segment ATAGGCAGCAGTTTGAAGAGACGGTTCAAACTCTAAATAACCTTTATGCAGAAGCTGAGAAGCTTGGGGGCCAATCTTATCTTGAAGGATGTCTGGCCTGTCTGACTGCCTATACTGTCTTTTTGTGTATGGAGACACATTATGAAAAGGTGAGCCTGTTACATTTCATGCAATAAACTTAAAGCAAATGAAACTCACAATGTTGTATGTGAAAGTTATGATCTGTCAACAGGAGAAGTGTTTTGCTTTTTAACTTTGATTATAAGGTTTTCTCTTATAACAGTACAGTTCATCAGTGTAGTGCAAATACAGAATAAGCTTTCACCTGCTAGCCTAGCTTCCTGAAAAATCCTGGTCTGTTCTCCTCTCACTTGTATCGGAGAGTTGCAAGTATATACGCAGGGAATAAATGCCAACTTGAGTCACTGGTTGGAGAGTAGCAAAGAAATAAAGTGTCATGTTCCAGATGTGTGAAGAGATCATCCTACTGCTTGGATAAACTATAACCATACAAAGATAATGTGCAGTTTTAGGAGAAAAGACAGAGATACATTTTCAACCTATCTGTCACCCAGTGTGCCCAGTTGGTTGAACCATTCCTAACCCAATCATGTTTAACTTTAAAATCCATTAGACAAACACTAAACTAGAGAGTTTTACACTGAATGTTTGTTAATTTCGTACGGGATTAAATTACTGATGAGGAGAGAGTTGCTCCACAGCTCTGTAGCCCAAGGAAGGCTCCTCATTCCCCCTAAACACTAGTCACTGGCTTTTGTCCGCCACCACAAATCCTCTGGCGTTTATGCTGCTGTTAGCTTATTTTTCAGCATCTTCCTCTATTTGTCTTCCACTACTTGTTTTACTACTTGTCTTCCTGTGAGTTTGGATTTAAGTGAGATGTTAAGGTAGATGATGGTGGGGGTATAACTACTCCAAATCTACCTCTCTCATACACTTATACAACACCCTCTATTTGAGATTCTCCAAGTTCCAGATAAACATTCATTAAGGGCCCAATACAACACCCATTACAATATTTCCAAATAAAATCCAGTTTTTCATTGAGCATTGGATTAGTCCATATGCCCCTCTTGTGAAATCAATATTATGCCCATTATACAGGTCAAACCAAGggtagagattttaagtgatctgCTTTGTGCTGTGCAGAACTGCTGACTTCCAGTCCTTTGGTGAACGACTAGATCATTCTAAATTATAGAAATGTTGTGCTCTGATAACTTCTCTTTAAAAATGAAGATTTTCATTCTTGTTTAAACATCCTGACACACTGGCTTGAAGAACTAGAGGAACATTCATACTTTCACACCCACATGCATCCATGCTTACATATGTGGTCTGAATCTGGTATTGGCAGTTCctctctattttatttttatgcagTCTGAGTTCACAAAGCCAGTTAGTAGATGGTCAAGTCAGTATCTGAATACATTCAGTATCCCTTCTTTAAATGAAAGGAGAGTTTAAAGGAGCCTGATAATTTAATATTGCTGACTGGAAATAAAAACATGTTCCAAATCATATATAATATGCAGCAGTAATCTTGAATAGAATGAACAGAAACCTTTTGTCATCCCTTCTGACCTGGGTGATAAATCGTGCTTGTTTGCGATATTTTATTTATCTAGATATCTTTGCCCTATCTGATGTAAGAAGAGTGACTTTTTAAACCTGAGGCTGCACCAGCTGAAATGTCTTTTTACAACTGAAAACTAGATTGGGACAGGGATGGCAAGGCAGATCATTTGTCTTTTCAAATCTCATTGGAGAACACAGCATTCCTGGTCATGCTAATGAGAACAGAGCAAAGAGATGGTTAATTCTTGTGACTAACTCTCTCTAACTTTGCGTCTGTTGCTCTTACTACTATACTATGTAATTTGTTTGACTATCTAGTTGGTTTTACAAATAACTTTTTTGACCCTCTCAAAATAAAAGATTGATTTCCATAATGTGATCATCTTGCCATTTTCTTTAATCGGTATAGCTTTCTAAATATGCAATATTGCGGAAAGCTCACCAGAAAGTTCATCCATCAAAACTTACATTTGATTAAACCGAGCTAGAGTGTGTCCCTAAGTAGTAACCCTTAGCAGAGTATGGATGGATGCATTTCAGGAATTCTTTATTTGAAATCAGTCATGCAGTCATTTTGTAAGAGACTTAAATAGTAATGGATTGTGAGATGGATATGACATCTCTAGTTTCCACTTCTTGCGGCTTGACTGAGCAGGAAATGGGAGAGTTGGAGAGATCTGAGCTGGGTATCTTTATGGCTTGCTTGCTTCCATTATGTGTCTGAAGAAAGCTGACACATACCCATTGAGAGATAAGAAACAAAACTCTGCCCAGTAAAAGCTTCCTGAACTGAAACTTGGGAGGTTTCTATAAATCTGAAGGagcagtgtgtgtgagagaccaAAGTGAAACTTCACACTGCTAATAAAATACAAGTCACTCAGCTAAGACTGTTTCAGAGATTGTATTGGTTTTGTGCTGTTACTGTGTGTAGTCTGTTCTCTTAAAACAAGATACTCTTTGCTTTATACATACATATAATCTGAATTTCCAGAAGTTAGTTGCATTATGCAAAGCTTTATATTAAAGTGTCCTTGGTGAAATTACTTCCTTGGTTTGGTCCTaatctggatgcctttctggaagatatgttttagtcaaacacaagttattgggctccgTTCAAGGGTAACTAGGTGAAATTCTACggcctgtgttagacaggaagtcagactagattatctaatGGTCCCTGCTGGTGACTATTAGATCTAATATCTCTGAaagtaatttaatttttcttGGCCCAGTATATATGCAGACTGTGTGTTCCTACTCTGGTATTTTTATCTTCTAGAACCcttttcagtttattttcccACCTTTCTTTCTAATGTctcttaaatatttaaatagatgcATGACTCAGCGGTTGTGGAAATACCATAAAACTGGTAGAACAAGTAATGTTGGAGCTTAGCCAACTGCAAAAGCTGCGTTTGATCTTGTTTTAGGGTTCTGTTAGTTTTTTTATCAAATAACTTCAAGTACATAATTCACTGAAAGCTATCCGTTTCCCAAACGTTTCTGTAGTGAAGTGACAAAAGCAACACCATCTGTCTAAAAGCCTGTCCTGTGTTTGCGTTAAGTCTACTAATCAGGGTCCTATCTGGGGCAAAGTAGACTGAACCTGTATGAAGCAAGAAGTGTATGGATGGCTCTTCTGTTTTGACTTTAACAATCAGTGTGTGAACTATTTGGATCAAAGCGTTTGGAAATTATACTATATAAAACTAGTGCAGTCTGTTTGCCTTGGCTTACGCACAGGCCAGAAATGCAAGTTAGCACTTGCCCCAGGCACTATTTCGATAAGGGCAGTGCTCTGTGCTAACATGCAAAAGGATTCATTTAAAGAGAATGCTGGCCTGGGACTCCTGCTGCTCAGACAGATGACAACTGGTACATCACAAAGGTGACCTGCATGCAGGGAAAAGCAGTAGCTACATTGTTCATGAGCAGACACGGTTGTTTTATGTGGACTTATACACAAATAAGCAGCTACCCAAGACACTGGGTACTCCTGCCATAAGTTATTAGAACAAAATATAAAATAGTAGTTTTACACCCCACCCAACAACCAGCAGAATTCAACCCCTTCAAAACTGCCTTCCCTCATCCAAGTGTCACCCCCCCATTTAATGTAGCAGGACTTGTTGGATTAGGAGACTGCAACAGCATCTCTGAGTTTTtgaagggtgggggagaagagtgCTATCCGGTAAAGAGACGGTTGTTGGACTAGAGGAGTCGAAGCAATAGAACAGATGGCGCAAAGAAGGCCTGAtgcttttctatattttcatCAGTGATCTAGAAGTAAATGCAAAAACactacttataaaatttgtggatgacacacaTATTGgtggagtagtaaataatgagtAAAGGGCAGTCTCACAGAATGATCTGAATCGCTTAGTAACCttggcccattcaaacaaaatgtataaTTTTGCATTTAAACTGTAGTAAAAATGCATCTAGGAataaggaatgcaggccatacctacacACAGTGGGGACTGTATTCTGGAAAGAAGTGACTCGAAAAAAATATTTAGGGATCATAACGGACAGGCAAccaaacatgagctcccagcgcAGTGCTCtgacaaaaagggctaatgtgatccttggctgtATGAAGAGGGGTGTAGTGAATAGGAGCACAGAGGTTAtttcattttacctttgtatGTGGCGCTGGTGAGACTGAAACTAGAATGCCACATACCGGTCTAGTGTCAGCATTTTAAAAGTGATGTTGAAAAATCGGAGCAGATACAGAGAAGAGCcgcaaaaatgatttgggggttgGAGAAAACTCCTTATGGTAAGAAACTTGAAGAGCTTAATCTATTGATCTTGTCAAAAAGAAGATGGAGAAGGGGACTTGATTAGTGTATTAAGTAtcttcctggggagaaaatactaGGTACTAAAGGGTTCTTTAATCTAGTGAAGAAAGACATAAGAACcactggctggaagctgaagccagacaaattcaatttAGAAATAAGGCTTAGCAGTGAggatgattaaccactggaacaaactaccatgggaagtggtggagtctccatctcttgaagtcttcaaatcgaGATGCCTTTCAGGAAGTTATACTTTAGCCAGACACAAGTTGTTGGCTTAATAgaagggtaactgggtgaaatttaatgaccTGTGATACACAGAAGGTCTGCCTAGATGATTTAATtgctccttctggccttgaactctgaaTCTGTGGAAGAAGCATGTAGGGGGGAAACAGTTATTTTTGGAGTAGCTAAGATCAGCACTTGGTATTTGGCATTCTATTATTAATGGGAAATTGACATGGAAGGAAAGGGGCCTCCTCTCTCTTTTAGAGCCACACCATGACATATAGTAAGCAAATTGCTTGTGAGTAATTTAAACTGCATATTTTCATAGCACTATACAGGTCTCTTTTCCAGGCTATAGCCTATATTAACCTCCTGTAGCACAGACACACTATTATACAAATGTACCCCTGCCAGAGAATCTTGTTACGATACAGCTGTCTCCTGACCTCCTTGCCTCCTTGCAATATAGTTTCAGCGCTGGTATAGACAAGACACTACCCATGTATCCTTCCCACCCGCTTCCtgccagaaaagaaaaaaataatagccTAGCTATGCAAAAGGACTACAGTCCCAGCTGTGTTAGTGGAGCTGGGTCGCTAGGTCTTCCCTGACCTGGTTgtatttgtagtgtagatggggcTTTTAAAGGAAGGCTGATGTGAAAACTCAAACGGAAAAACTGTAAAGTCTGTGTGTTCTGTCACCAGGTTCTTAAGAAAATTGCCAAATTCATTCAGGAACAGAATGAGAAGATCTACGCACCCCAGGGCCTCCTCCTGACGGATCCCATCGAGAGAGGACTAAGAGTTGTATCTTTTTATGGCTTCTTAATCCTCTTCTGAATTCTGTCCTCAGAGCGGTAATAGTGCATCTTACCTCACAGAGGCTGCATTGCATGCTGCAGGCACCCATGATTCTGTGATGTTATAAACACCAAGTATGTGTTTTATAAGGTCTCATGTGTAACATACTCAGCTGTTCCTCTCAAACTTTATTAGGATAAAATTACTATccatttagaaagtctctttaaTAAAATATGAATTGGATAAATCTGTTCCTTGGAGCTTTCTTAGGTGCTATTCAGAAGCAGAGTATCTTCCTTCAACCTCAGCTACCTCTGGAAGATGCAACTTAGCCATTTAGAAAGGCTAGCTGACTTCCTAATAGAAATAAAACATGGAATGTAAATGCTCTGTAGAACTATTTTAAATGTTGGTCTTGGCTTAGAAACAATGCATTGTTGCTCCCACTGGTGCCTATGGTAAAATCTCCTCCACAATCTGCCTGAGTGGTGAGGTCTGTCCCCCTGGATTTTGCTCTTGGCTACAGCTGTTCTCCCTACAACTTTTCTTCTAGGCTTTGGACCTCACTGCAAATGGCTTAGCATTCTAGTTACCATTTTTCTTGGTGGTTGTGGGGGCATCTTGTAGCAATAAAAGAGGAAGTATGAGTAATACATTTCATCTGTCAAGAATTCTGAACTCAAAGCCCCTTTGAAATGCATAGGCTCATAGTGTGTGGTGAGTTGTCATCCTAATTAATTGCAGTTCCTTGAGTTTATCTGAGTAGTGGCCCAAATAGCTTACAGCTGTCAGTTGTGTAATTTCATTACCCTTGATGTGCTGTGCATTTTTTGGGGAACTGTAAGTACAGAAAAGTCACTTGCATTTGGTAAACAGACTTGTAAATAGTGATTTAATTTGGTAATTTGATTAATAATTGAACAGCGGAAGCGTGCAAAGCAAAAACTTGCCTAATGACCAAGCTTTTTGTTCATAAAAATGTTAACAGCTTTACTGCAATATTACAAAATCTTTATGCCTCCAAACAGACGTTTTTGTCTAAAGGCAGGTTGTAGCACCGGCCAGAATGCAAAGCCAAAAGCCACGAAGAATGTTTTGCTTACTATAGTTCAGAAATTTAGCAAAATTCCCTCTCTGTAATGGCAGATGTGAGGCTGAAAGATCAAGTGCTTCACTGCCTTGCTTTGTTTCACTTGCCTGTTTTATCTCCATGATTTTTCTATATAGCATGTTTTCTTAACAGCCATGCTGTGCAGATTGAAATTACCATTTACGAAGACAGAGGACTGAGCAGTGGAAGATAAAACTAAGGAGTCTAAGGTAAATATTAACTTTGCATTAGATGTCAAGTCAATAACCTGCTTCTGTAAATTCAGAAGATGCAGGTCTTCTCCCCTGCTGAGACTGAATGTTTACCCAACCACTGCATGTAATCATAaggctttttaaataaatcttatgTGTGGATTAGATTTTTAAATCCCAGCGGAAGTTGTAAAAACACCAATACTTGGCAGTATGCCGCTGAATGATGATGTACTTCAGATGACACCAAATTTAACCTTGATGAAAACCAGATTTTAATTAAACATGTATAAACTTAAATCTAATTTATGCCGTACTGCATCAAAAATCATTATCTCCTAGGTTTAGTAGATCCTGATTCTGCTGAACAGTGTAGAACtttaaaaatcatgtttaaaaTGTAATGATTAGCCATTTAAACAGTGATTAAATTCATTCTGGATTTCAGAGTGACTCCTACTTATGGCATAAGGTGATATGGGACTCCCATTCAGTCTAACATGCTAACACTGCAGTCACACTAGTGTGTGAATGCTATCGGCTCTTTCAAGCTAAGTAGTAGGGTCAACCCAGGTCAGTACTTAGAGACATCTAACAAAAATCCAGGAGCTGCAAGATGTAGTGTTGACAATTTAGTAGGTGCTGTGGTGCCGCTTGCTCCCTATAGTCAGTACTGAATCAGTGCCACTGTACACAGTGCCTGAGGTTAGGGACTCTTGCTGGAGCTGCCATCTTCTGCTTAAAGCTTTCTCTTGCACTTTTCATAGGAGTCAAGATATTAACCCCAGTATCCTGACTCCAATTCCCTTTTTGGTTCAACTAGAtaaagggtaggtctatacttacctccgggtccggcggtaagcaatcgatcttctgggatcgatttatcatgtcttgtctagacgcgaaaaattgatcccagaagtgctcgccgtcgacgccagtactcctgcttggcgagaggagtacgcggcatcaacgggggagcctgcctgccgcgtctggacccgcagtaagttcgacctaaggtacttcgacttcagctatgttattcacgtagctgaagtgcgtatcttagttcgaagtgggggggttagtgtggaccaggccaaagtatTCACTTCCTGTGCACTGCTAACGTCGCTGCATTTCAATGCTGGTTGAAGTGATCCCCCATTTATCTCTTAATTACAACCAAGGTTGTGACTCTTCATGTTCGTAAAGCACTTAGTGCCTCCCACCCAAGAATCTCTGTCTCAGTACAAAGTATTTTATCTGCTGGCCTGAGTAGGAATATCACACATCAGAAGCCAAATTCTACCTAACATGTACAGTTGAATTCCACCCAACACTCTTTCCTCCTTTGCTTTGCTAGGTGCCTCTTGATTAACCTGTGCCTACAATTCTtctaaatgggattttttttcacaggcttgtctacactgtgcatAAAGCATATTAGAGAGTTTTACAAATCACATGCGAGTAACCTGCTGTGCTCTAATCGCCTCAtggagaccctgctggtgtgaacTAAAAGATACCTAGTCTGCATTAACATTGTCTGGGTATTTTTTAGTTCTTCCCCCCTTTACCTCCCCCCCCAtcagggtctacatggggcaaTTAGAGCACAGCATGTTAGAGCACTCTACAAATCACACCCCTCTAATGTGCTTTGCCAGCACCACGGAGACAAGCCCCAGGCTTGGTCTATGCTACAGACATacgtcggtataactatgtcaggGTATAGAAAATCtgcacccctgagtgatgcagttatatGGCCCAAACtcttggtgtagacagcgctatgttgccagagggcttctcccatcgacatagctcctgcctttcagggaggtgggatatctacactgacaggagaagctctcccatcagcttaggtAGTGTCTTTactaagcgctacagcagcacaactgcatcAGTGCAgtgtgctgctgcagtgctgtacgtatagacaagccctgagaggctCACCAAGCCATGACAGGAAACTTTCCTAGAGTAGATGGCTGAATATTCTTTTAACTGCACAATAAACTGTGGGATATCGGATAAGTTTGTAACATTGTGTTACTTAGAGATGACTCTTCTTATTTAGAATGTCCAAACTGATTGCTCTAGTTATTAACACTCTGGAGCCTGATAttctgtgtggtttttgttttctgtCATTGGGAACAAGTTTGTTTTATCAGTTGCAGCTGCATCTACTTGGCACAATCCATTTGTCATGACTCATTTCACAGCTATTATTGCTAAACAATGTTTTTCCTAGGTGGTGTAGGTTTTGAGCAATTACACACAAGAGCCTACTCTATCAAAGTTCAAACAACTGTGAAATTTCTAAGATGGGGAAAGATTTACATTAGGAACTTCTGGATAGTTTCATgaattgcaaatatttttgttCAGCACAACTTTGTTTTTGAAACTGCATATGTATCAGGAGCATGCCCAATATGGAACCAAGGGTCTTATTAGGTATCTATCTTCCCAAACTTAAATCACCAGCACCCCCAACCTGCAGCCTGCAAAGTGTCCTAGACAATCTGTTTGACTGCTGAATAGTGCATGTGGGTTACATATACAGTTTAGTGAGAGAATCTAGAACAGCAGGGAATATGCCTACAGCTGAAAATAGGATGCACTTTCTAAGTCAGATTCTGATTTCAGCAACGtcagtgtaaattcagagtaactctCACCAGTATTGCtaatatcagaatctggcctgctgATTCAGTGATCCATTGAAGATTCGTTTGGTGGGGAGTCACGCTCTGAGCTTACTCAACAATGTCGAGAAATTGCATTAGTGCAGTCCCTCCAGCCTGTCACTGCCACCAACTTGCATCTTACATGCCCATGCTAGGGGCAGAGATGCAAATTGCCAGTAGCTCTTACCAGTACACACTAAATAGTCCAACTCTCTGGATACTTTAGCTGTAAGTAAACTCTAACTTTGATTACTTTGTTTGGAAAGACCATGATCTGAGAGACTTCTGACTGGTTTGTCTGAATCTTCTTGCAGGTCCCTCGGGGGGATTTTCAGAGGTACAAAGGGAAAGTGGAGTTGAGTGCTTACctgctctttgtgcctcagtaATCTTCCCTAGCAGAGTGTGGTCATCCCACTCTGCAGAACCAAAATATCTGGGAGTCCCTCACCAAGTCTGCTAAAAATATTCAGTGTTCACTTATGAAAAGTGGATTAATTTGCATTAATTTTAGAATTACATAATTAGTATCCTTATTGgctttcaaagtactttacatCCACTCCTTACACCTGGACACACAGGCGTTTGTATTGCAGTGGCAGCCAAAGGCTCCCGATGAAATTGAACCCTTTGGGCTAGGTGCCATACAAACGCAGCCAGACATAGTCCTCTGCTCCAAAGGGGGGTTACAGTGAAATTGGGAGGTGTACTAGTGGCCTGCCTCTTTAAGGGCCAGAGgcttggggccagccagccctggTCAATTGTCAGAGTCACCTGGGAAGGGAGTAGGTAACTGTAAAAACCGGCAAGTGTCTCTGTTGAATGTGGATGGCTGGGGAAGCTTCAGGGAGGGATGGTGGCCTGCAGTAGTCCCTGAAGAAGGAAGACTCCTGGTGGTAAACTTGGCAGGATAGGAAGCCCTACTTAGAAGCTTTATCATTTGTGGTCATTTGGACAATAAACAGAGCCCAGAACCAAGGAGTAAAGCCTCACTTGGTGTGGCTGATAATTCACAAGGCTCCTGAGGAAGCCAGCTGCTTATAGGAGGAATGACATGGTAATGGTAGTGGTCTTGTGGCCACAGAGGTAGCTGTTTCACTATGTGATGGTTCCAAATCATTTTAATCTTGTTCCTTAAACAAAATAAACTCTCCTGGCTGCCCAGTCATCATTAGGTAGCTGACTGTAGATGCCACAGCAGAAGTGGGTCCTGAGAGGCTAATGGCTTTATGGATTAAGATGAGGAGGATGTTCCATGCCTAAGGCTTACGGTAGAAGCAGCAATGAAGTGGGCATGCTGGCCTCATTGgcagaggatgcaggggagacacGGAGAAATATTATGCCATGTCTTGCAGAAGGGGACCTACAGGTGAAGCCACTTGCCAAgttagtggcacagctgggaatataACTAAGTGCTGGCTCCCAGGCCCTTATTGTGAACCATTACACATGCTATCTCCTTTCTGCTGCAGTACTTCTGGGAGAACAGACACCGTTATGTAAAGGTCCCATGCATGGTTCATGCAGTGTCCCTAATGTTAAACTTGTTCTGTCTTGCTTTCTAGCACCCAGCTAGGTGGTGGACTTGCTGTACCAAAAGGTTCACCTACCTCCTGTCTAGAGCATCATTCCTCTCCGTTGCCAGATCCATGGTGCAATCCACTAAAGGACTAACTTCCTAGACTTCTGCTCCACATGGGGTGAACCTCTGGCTGGTCAGCATCCATTTTGTGTCCTTATGACAAGCTTTAAGTGATGGGATCATCTTAATTTCCAAGGAAAAGGCAGTTGAGCTGTTTGCACTTGAAATTAACTGGCAGATCAGCCACCTGAGAGCAGTACTGTTCCTCCACAGCCACTCAGGCTTTCCTATACATCAAACAGACTTCAGAAAGCAACAAGTCTGACTTTGGGAGCATGTGTGTGTTTCAAAAACAAAATCTTCACTCCAGAATAAGTccttgggggggagtggagtgggAAGCAGGTAGATATGTCCGTTGCACAGAGTGCCTCTGCCTGGCAGCAAGTGACTCAAGGCATAGAGCATTTTAAGTTTCCAGAGCTGATGCTCTCTGGGAATTATAATgtaaatgctttttgttttcatGTTCTAGTTATTCCTAAGAACCATTAGCTAACATTATTGCTGGGTGTTTTGCTACTGTTTGAGAATCTACTGTTACTGCATTGTCCTAAATTTATAGGAGGAGATAGTGTATTGCTTGTTTCATTAAGCTATGTAAGCACAATAAAATGAATGCTGAACCAATTAATGTAACCATCCCTACTCTATCCCTTAATGTTTAATATGTGAAGTGTAATAAACTTTAtggttttattataaatataatttatagGAAAATTTGATTTGACAACGTATTAGATAGGGTGTAAGATAGTTTCTTAACTCTAGTCACTGGCAAACTGCTGAAGAGTAGAGCTGTGCAGTATGTCGTATTTCCCATGCATAAACATTCCTCAGCAACGTCTGTTAAAATACCTTGGGCATCTTCTGAGTAAAACTTCCTACAAATCAAGTTGGTGTCATATTTTCTGTTGTCTCCTTCTCCCTTATTAAAGTGAACTCTCTAGCTAGCCTTGGCTTAAGTTAGCAGAGTCCCTCTGTTTTGAGAGCTATCATCCTTTCCCGTGGAAGGAATTAAGGGATTTACAAAAGAAGACAACTGTCCAGATCAGAGAGAGCATTCTGCTTTGTGATACTGTAGGTGCTAATACTGGATCTAAGCTTCCAGATGTAATTTCTcatacactgattttttttttttcctggaggctTGTGTAATATTTTAACTGTACAAAATACTTGTTTTTCTAAGCTGTAACAGTGTGTTTGCCTTTTCAGACCTGTTGCAATAATTTTGAAGAAATATTAATGGATTAATAaatttttcttaaataaactgTGTCATACTTTATGGTACTGACATGAATCAAATAACTCCCTAAGTAAAACTGATGGTTGCTCACCAAGATTCTAAAATATGTATACACTTACACAGCTATTCTACTAATCTAATGAATGTTACACATTGAGGGTGGGCTTtctaccagggctttggagctgtgctccggctccggctccggctccgttTCAGCTCCAAGCAAAAACCTGCAGTTCCGCTGTtccgcgctccagctctgggctccgctccaaagccctgctttctCTTTTCTGTTAAAGCATCAGATTTTTGCTTGTGTAGAAACAAAATGTTAGCAGCAACACTAGTGATCACATCTAATGTTGAGCCCATGTAGGTTTCAGTCTAGAGGTTTCTATGTCTGAGC is part of the Chrysemys picta bellii isolate R12L10 chromosome 2, ASM1138683v2, whole genome shotgun sequence genome and harbors:
- the GOLGA7 gene encoding golgin subfamily A member 7 isoform X1; translation: MRTTAQLYTQWEWRMRRAPDVRLSAKLGWCFYGSRKTASSNCAMRPQQAPVSGKVFVQRDYSSGTRCQFQTKFPLELENRIDRQQFEETVQTLNNLYAEAEKLGGQSYLEGCLACLTAYTVFLCMETHYEKVLKKIAKFIQEQNEKIYAPQGLLLTDPIERGLRVIEITIYEDRGLSSGR
- the GOLGA7 gene encoding golgin subfamily A member 7 isoform X2; translation: MRPQQAPVSGKVFVQRDYSSGTRCQFQTKFPLELENRIDRQQFEETVQTLNNLYAEAEKLGGQSYLEGCLACLTAYTVFLCMETHYEKVLKKIAKFIQEQNEKIYAPQGLLLTDPIERGLRVIEITIYEDRGLSSGR